In the Candidatus Eisenbacteria bacterium genome, one interval contains:
- the pfp gene encoding diphosphate--fructose-6-phosphate 1-phosphotransferase — protein sequence MSQRKNLAILVGGGPAPGINSVIAAATIRAALEGVEVIGIEDGFEWIMQGNIEHVRPLTIDGVSRIHFRGGSHIGISRANPTSDPELLENTVVSLLRLNVFELITIGGDDTAYSAMMLDRKSAGRIRVVHVPKSIDNDLDLPPHIDTFGYQTARHLGVEILKNLMIDARTTSRWYFVIAMGRKAGHLAMGIGKAGGATLTLIPEEFRLPVPVKKVVDTLAGAIIKRVATGRRDGVAVIAEGLVLSIDPGDLAGLEGVERDAHGHVRIAEVSFGEILKQAVQRRLADFGLKATIVAKNIGYELRCADPIPFDMEYTRDLGYCAAKFLLEGGDAAIMSIQAGRFVPIPFKAMYDDDAQRAKVRMVDIGSTRYAIARRYMIRLRRDDFEDAHALAKYAAVAGLNLQEFRDQFEYLVEDELPGLELRQHEAEPESLRRANP from the coding sequence ATGAGTCAGCGCAAGAACCTCGCGATCCTCGTCGGCGGCGGCCCGGCGCCCGGCATCAACAGCGTCATCGCCGCCGCCACCATCCGCGCCGCGCTCGAAGGCGTGGAAGTCATCGGGATCGAGGACGGCTTCGAGTGGATCATGCAGGGCAACATCGAGCACGTGCGGCCGCTGACGATCGACGGGGTCAGCCGCATCCATTTCCGCGGCGGATCGCACATCGGCATCTCGCGGGCGAACCCCACCAGCGACCCCGAGCTGCTCGAGAACACGGTGGTCTCGCTGCTCCGGCTCAACGTGTTCGAGCTGATCACCATCGGCGGTGACGACACCGCGTACTCGGCGATGATGCTCGACCGCAAGTCGGCGGGGCGCATCCGCGTGGTGCACGTGCCCAAGTCGATCGACAACGACCTCGATCTGCCGCCCCACATCGACACTTTCGGCTACCAGACCGCACGCCACCTCGGCGTCGAGATCCTCAAGAATCTGATGATCGATGCGCGCACCACGTCGCGCTGGTATTTCGTGATCGCGATGGGCCGCAAGGCCGGTCACCTCGCGATGGGGATCGGCAAGGCCGGCGGTGCGACGCTCACGCTCATCCCCGAGGAATTCCGGCTCCCGGTCCCGGTGAAGAAGGTGGTCGACACGCTGGCCGGCGCCATCATCAAGCGCGTCGCCACCGGCCGGCGCGACGGCGTCGCGGTGATCGCCGAGGGCCTGGTGCTTTCGATCGATCCCGGCGACCTCGCGGGTCTCGAGGGCGTGGAGCGCGATGCGCACGGTCACGTGCGGATCGCGGAGGTGAGCTTCGGCGAGATCCTCAAGCAGGCCGTGCAGCGGCGCCTCGCCGACTTCGGGCTCAAGGCCACGATCGTCGCCAAGAACATCGGCTACGAGCTGCGATGCGCCGATCCGATCCCGTTCGACATGGAATACACGCGCGACCTCGGTTATTGCGCCGCCAAGTTCCTGCTCGAGGGCGGCGATGCCGCCATCATGTCGATCCAGGCCGGGCGCTTCGTGCCGATCCCGTTCAAGGCCATGTACGACGACGACGCGCAACGAGCCAAGGTCCGCATGGTCGACATCGGATCGACCCGTTATGCCATCGCCCGGCGCTACATGATCCGGCTGCGCCGGGACGACTTCGAGGACGCCCACGCGCTGGCCAAGTACGCGGCGGTCGCCGGCCTCAACCTGCAGGAGTTCCGGGACCAGTTCGAGTACCTGGTCGAGGACGAGCTTCCCGGGCTCGAG
- a CDS encoding NAD(P)-binding domain-containing protein has protein sequence MPSRNSLAIIGAGPVGLEAAAAALDRGFDVHIFERGEVGAHLIAWGHVRMFTPWRMNVGSNSARMLESTGWKRPDGEACPTGAELARNYLEPLAKHPELASRIHAHTQVVHISRRGLLKADSSGPARREHPFRMLVRDVGGRESYLHAYAVIDASGVYGQPNWAGDGGIPARRELYLAPQMSYRIDDVLDLQRPRYAGKRTLLIGAGASAATTACDLARLAAEAPGTSVAWVTRRAAEALYPQEADDPLAARRELRARARALAEGGDPNVTHIGEAMVEEFEFNSATHRYRVILRVGDQARREEADQVIVNTGFGPDDSLYRELHVHECYTSRAPFRLAAALSEAGAGDCLTTPAFGADLLANPEPDFYILGHKSYGRNPHFLLQTGYQQCASVIEKLASDLAVTPVA, from the coding sequence TTGCCGTCCCGTAACAGCCTGGCGATCATCGGCGCTGGCCCGGTCGGGCTCGAAGCCGCGGCCGCGGCACTCGATCGCGGTTTCGACGTTCACATCTTCGAGCGCGGCGAGGTCGGAGCGCACCTGATCGCCTGGGGCCACGTGCGGATGTTCACCCCGTGGCGCATGAACGTCGGCTCGAACTCGGCGCGCATGCTCGAGAGCACCGGCTGGAAGCGCCCCGACGGCGAGGCATGTCCGACCGGCGCCGAGCTGGCCAGGAATTATCTCGAGCCGCTGGCGAAACACCCGGAGCTGGCTTCGCGGATCCACGCTCACACGCAAGTGGTTCACATCTCGCGGCGCGGTCTGCTCAAAGCGGACTCGAGCGGCCCCGCGCGTCGAGAGCATCCCTTCCGGATGCTGGTGCGCGACGTCGGTGGCCGCGAGAGCTACCTGCATGCCTACGCGGTGATCGACGCCTCCGGCGTGTACGGGCAGCCCAATTGGGCCGGCGACGGCGGGATCCCGGCGCGGCGCGAGCTCTATCTGGCGCCGCAGATGAGCTACCGCATCGATGACGTGCTCGACCTGCAGCGCCCGCGCTATGCGGGCAAACGAACGCTCTTGATCGGCGCCGGCGCCAGCGCGGCGACCACGGCATGCGATCTCGCGCGCCTGGCCGCCGAGGCGCCCGGCACTTCGGTGGCATGGGTCACACGGCGCGCCGCGGAGGCGCTCTATCCGCAGGAGGCCGATGACCCGCTGGCGGCACGGCGTGAGCTGCGGGCACGCGCCCGCGCTCTGGCCGAGGGTGGGGATCCGAACGTCACGCACATCGGCGAGGCCATGGTCGAGGAGTTCGAATTCAACTCCGCCACGCATCGCTACCGGGTCATTCTCCGGGTCGGCGACCAGGCGCGGCGGGAAGAAGCGGACCAGGTGATCGTCAATACCGGCTTCGGCCCCGACGACTCGCTCTACCGCGAGCTGCACGTGCACGAGTGCTACACCTCGCGCGCGCCTTTTCGCCTGGCGGCTGCGCTCTCGGAGGCGGGCGCGGGCGATTGTCTGACCACCCCCGCTTTCGGCGCCGATCTCCTCGCCAATCCCGAGCCCGACTTCTACATCCTCGGCCACAAGTCCTACGGGAGGAATCCCCACTTCCTGCTGCAGACCGGCTACCAGCAGTGCGCGAGCGTGATCGAGAAGCTCGCATCCGATCTCGCCGTGACTCCGGTGGCCTGA